A part of Sulfurifustis variabilis genomic DNA contains:
- a CDS encoding DUF3501 family protein: MTGLNIQEAAMQKLNPDDLYSLEQYARVRPDFRREVLDHKKNRQIAIGPNATLYFEDRLTMQYQVQEMLRIERIFEPEGIAEELEAYNPLIPDGSNWKATFMMEYPDIEERRAALARLKGVEDRVWMKVDGFERVYAIADEDLEREDENKTSSVHFLRFELAPEMVRAVKQGAAIAAGIDHEAYRQSVDPVPPAVRDSLAKDLS; the protein is encoded by the coding sequence ATGACCGGTCTCAACATCCAGGAAGCCGCCATGCAGAAGCTCAACCCCGACGACCTGTACTCGCTCGAGCAGTACGCGCGCGTCCGCCCCGACTTTCGGCGCGAGGTACTCGACCACAAGAAGAACCGGCAGATCGCCATCGGCCCGAATGCGACCCTGTACTTCGAGGACCGGCTGACCATGCAGTACCAGGTCCAGGAGATGCTGCGCATCGAGCGCATCTTCGAGCCGGAGGGGATCGCCGAGGAGCTCGAGGCGTACAACCCCCTGATTCCCGACGGCAGCAACTGGAAAGCGACCTTCATGATGGAGTATCCGGACATCGAAGAGCGCCGTGCGGCGCTCGCGCGCCTGAAGGGCGTCGAGGACCGCGTCTGGATGAAGGTCGACGGGTTCGAGCGGGTCTACGCGATCGCCGACGAGGATCTGGAGCGCGAAGACGAGAACAAGACGTCCTCGGTACACTTCCTGCGTTTCGAGCTCGCGCCCGAGATGGTGCGCGCAGTCAAGCAGGGCGCCGCCATCGCCGCAGGCATCGATCACGAGGCCTACCGCCAGTCGGTCGATCCGGTTCCGCCCGCCGTCCGCGACTCGCTCGCCAAAGATCTCAGCTGA
- a CDS encoding CNP1-like family protein translates to MRFSRSIAIGRLVAGIALIPASVVAGPYDPPEPGPQFDPGAVEAWRESAVTIPAYPDDRDLLPVTLTARDTLKLYLDERSITRDADGVARFTMVVESERGARNVFYEGLRCETREYKTYAIGTRGRAFQPVKEPHWQPIPLSGINAFRYHLYRHYVCKDDTARAPGDVARAIRND, encoded by the coding sequence ATGAGATTTTCGCGATCGATCGCGATCGGCCGTCTGGTCGCGGGCATCGCCCTGATCCCGGCGTCCGTCGTCGCCGGTCCGTACGATCCACCGGAGCCCGGCCCACAATTCGATCCCGGTGCCGTGGAGGCTTGGCGCGAGAGTGCGGTCACGATCCCGGCCTACCCGGACGACCGCGACCTGCTGCCTGTGACGCTCACTGCACGCGACACCCTGAAGCTCTATCTCGACGAGAGATCGATCACGCGCGATGCGGACGGCGTCGCGCGCTTCACGATGGTGGTCGAGTCCGAGCGCGGGGCGCGCAACGTCTTTTACGAGGGGCTGCGCTGCGAAACGCGTGAGTACAAGACCTACGCCATCGGGACGCGCGGGCGGGCTTTTCAGCCGGTGAAGGAGCCGCACTGGCAACCGATCCCCTTGTCGGGGATCAACGCCTTTCGATATCACCTGTACAGGCACTACGTGTGCAAGGACGATACCGCCCGCGCGCCAGGGGATGTGGCGAGAGCGATTCGCAACGACTGA
- the parE gene encoding DNA topoisomerase IV subunit B yields the protein MSTVYDSSAIEVLTGLEPVRRRPGMYTQTERPNHLAQEVVDNSVDEAIAGYAKRIDVVLHADGSLSVEDDGRGMPVDKHKGEKVSGVEVILTRLHAGGKFSNKNYTYSGGLHGVGVSVVNALSKKLEVRVKRDGKEYRMTFADGQKTSELRAVGQVPKKATGTTLRFWPDAQFFDTLKYSIPRLKHLLRAKAVLCPGLHVTFKNEQDKKDDEEWQYEEGLKDYLLNALDDIELVPEEPFLGHFKGPNEEVDWAIVWLPQGEEPLLESYVNLIPTPHDGTHVNGFRTGLTEALREFCEFRNLLPRGVKLAPEDVWGKAAYVLSLKMREPQFSGQTKERLTSRDAAAFVAGVTKDAFSIWLAQHVADAERIAQLAIESAQVRLRADKRIERKKIGTGPALPGKLADCTSQDLSRTELFLVEGDSAGGSAKQARDREFQAVLPLRGKILNTWEVDSGEVLGSQEVHDIAVALGVDPGASHVDGLRYGKLCILADADSDGAHIATLLCALFVRHFRPLVEAGRVYVAMPPLFRIDVGKDVYYALDEDEKKGVLGRIQAERRQARPTITRFKGLGEMNPMQLRETTMAPDTRRLVQLELGDLKGTQKLLDMLLAKKRAADRKAWLEKNGNRADILA from the coding sequence ATGAGTACCGTCTACGACTCGTCGGCTATCGAGGTCCTGACGGGGCTCGAGCCGGTACGCCGGCGCCCCGGCATGTACACCCAGACCGAGCGGCCGAACCACCTCGCGCAGGAGGTGGTCGACAACAGCGTCGACGAGGCCATCGCCGGTTACGCGAAGCGCATCGACGTCGTGCTGCATGCGGACGGCTCGCTGTCGGTCGAGGACGACGGCCGCGGCATGCCGGTCGACAAGCACAAGGGCGAGAAGGTTTCGGGGGTCGAGGTGATCCTCACGCGCCTGCACGCGGGCGGGAAGTTCTCGAACAAGAACTATACCTACTCCGGCGGCCTGCACGGCGTCGGCGTCTCCGTCGTCAACGCGCTCTCGAAGAAGCTCGAGGTGCGCGTGAAGCGCGACGGCAAGGAATACCGCATGACCTTCGCGGACGGCCAGAAGACGTCCGAGCTGCGCGCCGTCGGGCAAGTGCCGAAAAAGGCGACCGGCACGACCTTGCGGTTCTGGCCCGACGCGCAGTTCTTCGACACGCTCAAGTACAGCATTCCGCGGCTCAAGCACCTCCTGCGCGCCAAGGCGGTGCTCTGCCCCGGCTTGCACGTCACGTTCAAAAACGAGCAGGACAAGAAGGACGACGAGGAGTGGCAGTACGAGGAGGGCCTCAAGGACTACCTGCTCAATGCGCTCGACGACATCGAGCTCGTCCCGGAGGAGCCTTTCCTCGGGCACTTCAAGGGGCCGAACGAAGAGGTCGACTGGGCGATCGTCTGGCTGCCGCAGGGCGAGGAGCCGCTTCTCGAGAGTTACGTGAACCTGATCCCGACCCCGCACGACGGCACGCACGTGAACGGCTTTCGCACGGGGCTCACCGAGGCGCTGCGCGAGTTCTGCGAGTTCCGCAACCTGCTGCCCCGGGGCGTCAAGCTCGCGCCCGAGGACGTGTGGGGGAAGGCCGCGTACGTGCTCTCGCTCAAGATGCGGGAGCCGCAGTTCTCCGGGCAGACGAAGGAGCGCCTCACCTCGCGCGATGCCGCGGCCTTTGTCGCGGGCGTCACCAAGGACGCGTTCAGCATCTGGCTCGCGCAGCACGTCGCGGACGCCGAACGGATCGCGCAGCTCGCGATCGAGAGCGCGCAGGTCCGCCTGCGCGCGGACAAACGCATCGAGCGGAAGAAGATCGGCACCGGCCCCGCGCTCCCCGGCAAGCTCGCCGACTGCACGAGCCAGGACCTCTCGCGCACGGAGCTGTTCCTGGTGGAGGGCGACTCGGCGGGCGGCTCGGCCAAGCAGGCGCGCGACCGCGAGTTCCAGGCGGTGCTGCCGCTGCGCGGCAAGATCCTCAACACCTGGGAGGTCGATTCGGGCGAGGTGCTCGGAAGCCAGGAAGTACACGACATCGCCGTCGCTCTCGGGGTCGATCCGGGCGCGAGCCACGTGGATGGCCTGCGCTACGGGAAGCTTTGCATCCTCGCCGATGCCGATTCCGACGGGGCGCACATCGCGACGCTGTTGTGTGCGCTCTTCGTGAGGCACTTCCGGCCCCTGGTCGAGGCCGGGCGCGTCTACGTCGCCATGCCGCCACTCTTTCGCATCGACGTCGGCAAGGACGTGTACTACGCGCTCGACGAGGACGAGAAGAAGGGCGTGCTCGGGCGCATCCAGGCGGAGCGGCGCCAGGCCAGGCCGACGATCACCCGCTTCAAGGGTCTCGGCGAGATGAACCCGATGCAGCTGCGCGAGACGACGATGGCGCCCGACACGCGCCGCCTGGTGCAGCTCGAGCTCGGCGACCTGAAGGGTACCCAGAAGCTTCTCGACATGCTGCTCGCCAAGAAGCGCGCGGCGGACCGCAAGGCGTGGCTCGAGAAGAATGGCAACCGCGCCGATATCCTGGCGTGA
- the parC gene encoding DNA topoisomerase IV subunit A has protein sequence MAKKGTGRSKNGKRRAPETRQKSLPLDARPRVVDVERLPLAKFTEKAYLDYSMYVILDRALPFLGDGLKPVQRRIIYAMSELGLSAASKHKKSARTVGDVLGKYHPHGDMACYEAMVLMAQPFSYRYPLIDGQGNWGSQDDPKSFAAMRYTESRLTRFAQVLLAELEQGTVEWVPNFDGTLQEPKTMPARLPHVLLNGTTGIAVGMATDIPPHNLREVAAACVRLLEEPKSTVADLLKHIKGPDYPTEAEIVSATADLKAIYQTGTGTVRCRAKWERENGEIIVTALPYQVSGAKVLEQIAQQMQQKKLPMVEDLRDESDHENPTRLVIVPRSNRVDPVELMDHLFATTDLERTYRVNLNMIGLDGRPRVYNLRDLLAEWLEFRTETVRRRLQYRLDKVEARLHILAGLLVAYLNLDEVIRIIRREDEPKPVLMKRFKLTDTQTEAILETKLRHLARLEEMKIRGEQDELNRERKDLQKTLGSKALLKKRVRDEIIADAGEFGDARRSPLKERAAAKAIDVTQLLPTEPITVVLSEKGWVRAAKGHEMDPRALDYKAGDRFLQAARGKSNQLAIFLDSTGRSYSLPAHKLPSARGHGEPLAGSLNPPPGATWAGVVMGDPEDLYLLASDAGYGFVAKLGDLIANKKAGKAMLKVPKGAKALPPQRVPSYEDDWLAAATNTGRMIAFAVGDLPRMEKGKGEKMLGIPGAKVAKREEYLAAVAVIPEGGRLQVQAESKEPKTLGWKDVEKYIGEKGLRGNKLPKGYQDVKAIERVE, from the coding sequence ATGGCGAAGAAAGGGACAGGCAGATCCAAGAACGGCAAGCGTCGGGCCCCCGAGACGCGCCAGAAATCGCTTCCGCTCGATGCGCGCCCGCGCGTCGTCGATGTCGAGCGGCTCCCGCTCGCGAAGTTCACCGAGAAGGCGTACCTCGACTACTCGATGTACGTCATCCTCGACCGCGCGCTGCCCTTCCTCGGCGACGGGCTCAAGCCGGTGCAGCGACGCATCATCTACGCGATGTCCGAGCTGGGGCTCTCCGCGGCGTCGAAGCACAAGAAATCGGCGCGCACCGTCGGCGACGTGCTCGGCAAGTACCACCCGCACGGCGACATGGCGTGCTACGAAGCCATGGTGCTCATGGCCCAGCCGTTCAGCTACCGCTATCCGCTGATCGACGGGCAGGGCAACTGGGGTTCGCAGGACGACCCGAAGTCGTTCGCGGCCATGCGCTACACGGAATCGCGCCTGACGCGCTTTGCGCAGGTGCTGCTGGCCGAGCTCGAACAGGGCACCGTGGAGTGGGTGCCGAACTTCGACGGAACCCTGCAGGAACCGAAGACCATGCCCGCGCGGCTGCCGCACGTGCTGCTCAACGGCACGACCGGGATCGCGGTCGGCATGGCGACCGACATCCCGCCGCACAACCTGAGGGAGGTGGCGGCCGCGTGCGTGCGCCTGCTCGAGGAGCCGAAGTCGACGGTGGCCGATCTCCTCAAGCACATCAAAGGCCCGGATTACCCGACCGAGGCGGAGATCGTGAGCGCGACCGCCGACCTCAAGGCGATCTACCAGACGGGCACGGGCACCGTGCGGTGTCGCGCGAAATGGGAGCGCGAGAACGGGGAGATCATCGTCACGGCGCTGCCGTACCAGGTTTCGGGCGCCAAGGTGCTCGAGCAGATCGCTCAACAGATGCAGCAGAAGAAGCTGCCGATGGTCGAGGATCTGCGCGACGAGTCCGACCACGAGAACCCGACGCGCCTCGTGATCGTGCCGCGCTCGAACCGGGTAGACCCGGTCGAGCTCATGGACCACCTCTTCGCGACAACCGACCTCGAGCGCACCTATCGCGTCAATCTCAACATGATCGGCCTCGACGGCCGGCCGCGCGTGTACAACCTGCGCGACCTGCTCGCCGAGTGGCTCGAGTTCCGGACCGAGACGGTGCGCCGGCGCCTGCAGTACCGCCTGGACAAGGTCGAGGCGCGGCTGCACATCCTCGCGGGCCTCCTCGTCGCGTACCTCAACCTCGACGAGGTGATACGTATCATCCGGCGGGAGGACGAGCCGAAGCCGGTGCTCATGAAGCGCTTCAAGCTCACGGACACGCAGACGGAGGCGATCCTCGAGACCAAGTTGCGGCACCTGGCCAGGCTCGAGGAAATGAAGATCCGGGGCGAGCAGGACGAGCTCAACCGCGAGCGCAAGGATCTCCAGAAGACGCTCGGCTCCAAGGCGCTCCTCAAGAAGCGCGTTCGCGACGAGATCATCGCGGACGCAGGGGAGTTCGGCGACGCGCGGCGTTCACCCCTCAAGGAGCGGGCGGCGGCCAAGGCGATCGACGTGACGCAGCTTCTGCCGACCGAGCCGATCACGGTGGTGCTCTCCGAGAAGGGCTGGGTGCGTGCGGCCAAGGGTCACGAGATGGACCCGCGCGCGCTCGACTACAAGGCCGGCGACCGGTTTCTCCAGGCGGCGCGCGGCAAGAGCAACCAGCTCGCGATCTTCCTCGACTCCACCGGCCGCAGCTACTCGCTCCCGGCGCACAAGCTGCCGTCCGCGCGCGGGCACGGCGAGCCGCTCGCGGGCAGTCTCAACCCGCCGCCCGGCGCGACCTGGGCGGGCGTGGTCATGGGCGATCCCGAGGATCTCTACCTGCTCGCCTCGGACGCGGGCTACGGCTTCGTCGCGAAGCTCGGTGACCTGATCGCGAACAAGAAGGCCGGCAAGGCGATGCTCAAGGTGCCGAAGGGCGCGAAGGCGTTGCCGCCGCAGCGCGTGCCGAGCTACGAAGACGACTGGCTGGCCGCGGCGACGAACACCGGACGCATGATCGCGTTTGCCGTCGGCGACCTGCCGCGGATGGAGAAGGGGAAGGGCGAGAAGATGCTCGGCATCCCGGGCGCGAAGGTGGCGAAGCGCGAGGAGTACCTCGCCGCGGTGGCCGTCATCCCCGAGGGCGGCCGCCTTCAGGTCCAGGCCGAGAGCAAGGAGCCGAAGACCCTCGGCTGGAAGGATGTCGAGAAGTACATCGGCGAGAAGGGGCTGCGCGGCAACAAGCTGCCCAAGGGATACCAGGACGTGAAGGCGATCGAGCGGGTCGAGTGA
- the truA gene encoding tRNA pseudouridine(38-40) synthase TruA, translating to MRIAAILEYDGSRFAGWQLQTGKRTVQGCVEEAFSKVADEPIRVTVAGRTDAGVHACAQVVHFDTSAARTSYSWARGAVSNLPPEIAVLWAGQVDTGFHARFSATGRHYGYFILNRPIRPTYLAKRVTHEYRPLDVERMQAAARHLVGTHDFSSFRSVECQAKSPTRELRALTVDRRGELVRIHAYANAFLHHMVRNLAGVLTDIGAGERAPEWAREVLNARDRTRGGVTAPPDGLYLTAVEYPEAFRLPRLSAGPGLW from the coding sequence ATGCGCATCGCCGCGATCCTCGAATACGACGGCTCCCGGTTTGCCGGCTGGCAGCTGCAGACCGGGAAGCGGACCGTGCAGGGCTGCGTCGAGGAGGCGTTCTCGAAGGTCGCCGACGAGCCGATCCGGGTGACCGTCGCCGGCCGCACCGACGCCGGGGTGCACGCCTGCGCGCAGGTCGTCCACTTCGATACGAGCGCCGCGCGCACGAGCTACTCGTGGGCGCGCGGCGCGGTCAGCAACCTGCCGCCGGAGATCGCCGTGCTCTGGGCGGGTCAGGTCGATACGGGCTTTCATGCGCGTTTCTCCGCGACCGGGCGGCATTACGGCTATTTCATTCTCAACCGTCCGATCCGCCCGACGTACCTCGCAAAGCGGGTCACGCACGAATATCGCCCGCTCGACGTCGAACGGATGCAGGCGGCTGCCCGGCACCTCGTGGGAACGCACGACTTCAGTTCCTTCCGTTCCGTGGAATGCCAGGCAAAGTCGCCCACGCGCGAGCTGCGTGCCCTTACGGTCGATCGCCGCGGCGAGCTCGTGCGCATCCACGCCTACGCGAACGCCTTCCTGCATCACATGGTCCGCAACCTTGCGGGCGTGTTGACGGACATCGGGGCAGGCGAGCGTGCGCCGGAGTGGGCGCGGGAGGTGCTGAACGCCCGGGACCGTACGCGCGGCGGGGTGACGGCACCGCCGGACGGGCTCTATCTCACGGCCGTGGAATACCCGGAGGCGTTTCGCCTGCCCCGGCTTTCGGCCGGCCCGGGGCTCTGGTAA
- a CDS encoding phosphoribosylanthranilate isomerase — protein sequence MRTRVKICGITRVEDARAAADAGADAIGLVFDPDSPRCVTLEQALAIINSVPPFVTVVGLFVDSPVERVRAVLERARLGLVQFHGAETPEQCRLYGRPYVKAIRMRGGVNLHAEERRYADATGLVLDTYVPGQSGGSGRAFDWGLVPGDLHKPVILAGGLHADNVGDAIRRVRPAAVDVSSGVESAKGIKDPHKIAAFIRAVREAA from the coding sequence ATGCGTACGCGCGTGAAAATCTGCGGAATCACCCGTGTGGAGGACGCCCGGGCGGCCGCGGATGCGGGGGCGGATGCCATCGGTCTCGTGTTCGATCCGGACAGTCCGCGGTGCGTGACGCTCGAGCAGGCGCTCGCGATCATCAATTCGGTTCCGCCGTTCGTGACTGTGGTTGGCCTCTTCGTCGATTCCCCCGTCGAGCGCGTGCGCGCGGTGCTCGAACGCGCGCGCCTCGGCCTCGTGCAGTTCCACGGTGCGGAGACCCCGGAGCAGTGCCGCCTGTACGGCCGGCCCTACGTGAAGGCCATCCGCATGCGCGGCGGCGTGAACCTGCACGCCGAGGAGCGGCGCTACGCCGACGCCACCGGGCTCGTGCTCGATACCTACGTGCCCGGACAATCGGGCGGCTCGGGTCGCGCCTTCGACTGGGGCCTCGTCCCGGGCGATCTCCACAAGCCCGTGATCCTGGCCGGTGGACTGCACGCCGACAACGTCGGCGACGCCATCCGGAGGGTCCGACCCGCGGCCGTCGACGTGAGCAGCGGCGTCGAGAGCGCAAAGGGCATCAAGGACCCGCACAAGATCGCCGCTTTCATACGCGCGGTGCGCGAGGCGGCATGA